From the genome of Streptomyces sp. NBC_00659, one region includes:
- a CDS encoding ABC transporter ATP-binding protein — MTAPVREAGDRRTDAIVRLTDAHVVHKARSGGVFTRDRVYALTGADLTVAPGETVGVVGESGCGKSTLAKVLVGVQRPTSGTVTFRGRDLWSMKPDERRTAVGASTGMIFQDPSTALNRRLPVSRILRDPLDVHRRGTAAERAERVKELMSLVGLPRALADALPGQLSGGQRQRVAIARALALDPGLVVADEPTSALDVSVRAQILNLLLDLRERLGLALVFVSHDIQTVRRMSDRVITMYLGRIVEESPADEVTDRSRHPYTRALFSATPGLLDPIEPIPLTGPVPSATRPPSGCPFRTRCWKADGECATRMPEFTAASAPGHRFRCHHPVEEGRSTRALVAQAEGAAEAAALADVPFQQHIREP, encoded by the coding sequence ATGACCGCGCCGGTGCGGGAGGCCGGGGACCGCCGGACGGACGCGATCGTCCGGCTCACCGACGCGCATGTCGTCCACAAGGCGCGCAGCGGCGGTGTGTTCACCCGGGACCGGGTGTACGCGCTGACGGGCGCCGATCTCACCGTCGCGCCCGGCGAGACGGTCGGCGTCGTCGGCGAGTCGGGCTGCGGCAAGTCGACGCTCGCGAAGGTGCTGGTGGGGGTGCAGCGGCCGACCTCCGGCACGGTGACCTTCCGCGGCCGCGACCTGTGGTCCATGAAGCCGGACGAGCGGCGCACGGCCGTCGGCGCGAGCACAGGCATGATCTTCCAGGATCCCTCGACCGCCCTGAACCGCCGGCTGCCCGTGAGCCGGATCCTGCGCGACCCGCTGGATGTGCACCGGCGCGGCACGGCGGCCGAACGGGCCGAACGGGTCAAGGAGCTGATGTCCCTGGTAGGCCTGCCCCGGGCGCTCGCGGACGCCCTGCCCGGCCAGCTCTCCGGCGGTCAGCGCCAGCGGGTGGCGATCGCCCGCGCCCTGGCCCTGGACCCCGGCCTGGTGGTGGCCGACGAGCCGACGAGCGCGCTGGACGTGTCGGTGCGCGCGCAGATCCTCAATCTCCTGCTCGATCTGAGGGAACGCCTGGGCCTCGCCCTGGTGTTCGTGTCCCACGACATCCAGACGGTCCGCCGGATGAGCGACCGGGTGATCACGATGTACCTCGGCCGGATCGTGGAGGAGTCCCCGGCCGACGAGGTCACCGACCGCTCCCGTCACCCGTACACCCGGGCGCTGTTCTCGGCGACTCCGGGGCTGCTGGATCCGATCGAGCCGATTCCGCTGACCGGGCCGGTCCCCTCGGCGACGCGCCCGCCGAGCGGCTGCCCGTTCCGTACCCGCTGCTGGAAGGCGGACGGGGAGTGCGCGACCCGGATGCCGGAGTTCACGGCCGCGTCGGCGCCCGGCCACCGCTTCCGGTGTCACCATCCTGTCGAGGAGGGCCGGTCGACGCGCGCCCTGGTCGCGCAGGCCGAGGGCGCCGCGGAGGCCGCCGCCCTGGCCGACGTTCCGTTCCAGCAGCACATCAGGGAGCCTTGA
- a CDS encoding dihydrodipicolinate synthase family protein, producing the protein MTFPAPLTGVVPPVCTPLTPDREVDVPSLTRLIDHLVDGGVHGLFVLGSTSEVAYLTDAQRRLVVETAAGHVAGQLPVLAGAIDMTTPRVLDHAHTAGDAGADAVVVTAPFYTRTHPAEVDRHFRLVAARASLPVFAYDLPASVHTKLSPELVLGLAADGVLAGLKDSSGDLGAFRTVVTGARTHPGIDGFSTLTGSEVVVDSALALGADGVVPGLANVDPAGYVRLYELCAAGDWQRARAEQERLCELFAMVGVGDPARMGGSSSALGAFKAALSLRGVIACPATAEPQVPLSQGEVERVGKYLASAGLL; encoded by the coding sequence ATGACCTTCCCCGCCCCGCTGACCGGTGTCGTACCGCCCGTCTGCACGCCCCTGACACCGGACCGCGAGGTGGACGTCCCGTCGCTCACCCGGCTGATCGACCATCTGGTGGACGGCGGGGTGCACGGTCTGTTCGTCCTCGGCTCGACGTCCGAGGTGGCCTATCTGACGGACGCGCAGCGCAGGCTGGTGGTGGAGACGGCGGCGGGGCACGTCGCCGGTCAGCTCCCCGTCCTGGCCGGTGCGATCGACATGACGACGCCGCGCGTCCTGGACCACGCGCACACCGCTGGCGACGCGGGCGCGGATGCGGTCGTCGTCACGGCCCCCTTCTACACCCGCACCCATCCCGCGGAGGTCGACCGCCACTTCCGCCTCGTCGCCGCCCGCGCGTCGCTCCCCGTGTTCGCGTACGACCTGCCGGCCTCCGTCCACACCAAGCTGAGCCCCGAACTGGTCCTCGGACTCGCCGCCGACGGTGTCCTGGCCGGTCTCAAGGACTCCAGCGGCGACCTCGGCGCCTTCCGCACGGTCGTCACCGGCGCTCGTACGCACCCCGGTATCGACGGCTTCAGCACCCTCACCGGCTCCGAGGTGGTCGTCGACTCGGCGCTGGCCCTGGGTGCGGACGGCGTGGTCCCCGGCCTGGCCAATGTGGACCCGGCGGGCTACGTACGGCTGTACGAGCTGTGCGCGGCGGGCGACTGGCAGCGGGCGCGGGCGGAGCAGGAGCGGCTGTGCGAGCTGTTCGCCATGGTGGGCGTCGGCGACCCGGCCCGGATGGGCGGCAGCTCCTCGGCCCTCGGCGCCTTCAAGGCCGCGCTGTCCCTGCGGGGCGTCATCGCCTGCCCCGCGACGGCGGAACCCCAGGTGCCGCTGTCGCAGGGCGAGGTGGAGCGGGTCGGGAAGTACCTGGCGTCGGCGGGACTCCTCTAG
- a CDS encoding sialidase family protein, with protein sequence MASMSRMVAFAATGLLTTLTTLTTLTATGGTASAAPLAGGVCTSSVPYTAGQDGYDTYRIPATVTTRAGTLLAFAEGRHSGAGDTGNIDVVLRRSFDSGCTWSPLQVVASGGGDTRGNPAPVVDRRTGRIVLLTSYNSGAVTEAQIMRGEVTAEQSRRVFVQTSRDDGRHFTDPRDITDQAKLPDWRWYATGPGHAIALRHGPHAGRLVVPANHSAAPPAGSADTGQESRYYGAHALYSDDGGLTWRLGFVDDSYDGLDNANESSVAELPDGRLYFTSRDQNGASTGNRLDSYSSDGAETLDRPFAVQPALDDVPVVQGSVLQLTGRFAPLLFSGPSVPTVRQSMAVWRSTTGGAAFVKATTLSTQRAAYSDLVQLGAFRVGILYETGVAGPYETIEFRRLPVSGLLG encoded by the coding sequence ATGGCCAGCATGAGCCGCATGGTCGCGTTCGCCGCCACCGGACTCCTCACCACCCTCACGACGCTCACGACCCTCACCGCCACCGGCGGCACCGCCTCGGCCGCGCCCCTGGCCGGCGGGGTCTGCACCTCCTCCGTCCCGTACACCGCGGGCCAGGACGGCTACGACACGTACCGCATCCCGGCGACCGTCACGACCAGGGCCGGTACGCTGCTCGCCTTCGCCGAGGGGCGGCACAGCGGCGCCGGTGACACGGGGAACATCGATGTCGTCCTCAGGCGTTCGTTCGACAGCGGCTGCACCTGGAGCCCGCTCCAGGTCGTCGCGTCGGGCGGCGGCGACACCCGGGGCAACCCCGCGCCGGTGGTGGACCGCCGGACCGGCCGGATCGTCCTGCTCACGTCCTACAACAGCGGTGCGGTGACCGAGGCGCAGATCATGCGCGGCGAGGTCACGGCGGAGCAGAGCCGACGCGTCTTCGTCCAGACCAGCCGGGACGACGGGCGGCACTTCACCGACCCGCGGGACATCACGGACCAGGCGAAGCTGCCGGACTGGCGCTGGTACGCCACCGGGCCCGGCCACGCGATCGCCCTGCGCCACGGACCCCACGCGGGGCGCCTGGTCGTGCCCGCCAACCACTCCGCCGCCCCGCCCGCCGGGTCCGCCGACACCGGCCAGGAGTCCAGGTACTACGGGGCGCACGCGCTCTACAGCGACGACGGCGGGCTCACCTGGCGGCTCGGCTTCGTCGACGACTCCTACGACGGGCTCGACAACGCCAACGAGAGCTCGGTGGCCGAACTCCCCGACGGACGGCTCTACTTCACCTCGCGCGACCAGAACGGCGCGAGTACCGGCAACCGCCTCGACTCCTACTCCAGCGACGGCGCCGAAACCCTGGACCGCCCCTTCGCCGTCCAGCCCGCCCTGGACGACGTCCCCGTCGTCCAGGGCAGTGTCCTCCAGTTGACCGGCCGCTTCGCCCCGCTCCTCTTCTCCGGTCCCTCCGTCCCCACCGTCCGCCAGTCCATGGCCGTCTGGCGCAGCACGACCGGCGGCGCGGCCTTCGTGAAGGCGACCACCCTGTCCACGCAGCGGGCCGCCTACTCGGACCTCGTCCAGCTCGGCGCCTTCCGGGTCGGCATCCTCTACGAGACGGGCGTCGCGGGACCGTACGAGACCATCGAGTTCCGGCGCCTGCCGGTGAGCGGACTGCTGGGGTAG
- a CDS encoding response regulator transcription factor, whose protein sequence is MTIRVILADDQNLVRAAFAMLVESARDMEVVGQAATGRQAVELARSERADLIVMDIRMPDLDGIEATRLIAADESLAGVRVLVLTTYDTDEHIVEALRAGASGFLVKDTRPAELLDAIRTVAAGDALLSPGPTARLVARFLRTPSVPALAVGGPEGLSEREREVLTLVARGLNNTEIAAVLGLSPLTAKTHVSRIMGKLGARDRTQLVIVAYESGLVAPGDTGRT, encoded by the coding sequence ATGACCATCCGCGTGATCCTCGCCGATGACCAGAACCTCGTGCGGGCCGCGTTCGCCATGCTCGTGGAGTCGGCGCGGGACATGGAGGTGGTCGGGCAGGCGGCCACCGGGCGGCAGGCCGTCGAGCTGGCGCGCAGCGAGCGGGCCGACCTGATCGTGATGGACATCCGTATGCCCGACCTGGACGGCATCGAGGCGACCCGGCTCATCGCGGCCGACGAGAGCCTGGCCGGAGTCAGGGTGCTCGTCCTCACCACGTACGACACCGACGAGCACATCGTGGAGGCGCTGCGCGCGGGCGCCTCCGGCTTCCTGGTCAAGGACACCCGGCCCGCCGAACTCCTCGACGCGATCCGCACGGTGGCCGCCGGGGACGCGCTGCTCTCTCCGGGCCCCACCGCCCGCCTGGTCGCCCGTTTCCTGCGCACCCCCTCGGTCCCCGCGCTCGCGGTGGGCGGCCCCGAGGGACTCTCCGAGCGCGAGCGCGAGGTGCTCACCCTGGTCGCGCGAGGCCTCAACAACACCGAGATCGCGGCGGTGTTGGGGCTCAGTCCGCTCACCGCGAAGACCCATGTCAGCCGCATCATGGGCAAGCTCGGCGCCCGCGACCGGACCCAGCTCGTCATCGTGGCGTACGAGTCGGGCCTGGTGGCCCCGGGAGACACCGGCCGCACCTGA
- a CDS encoding sensor histidine kinase yields the protein MLHLTGFGHRGNVDPARVLRQDAFLAGVLLIADVTVALTVPMDGRRPDALGWTLLIAAHVAVVWRRRAPLAAFLALVACVGPYHALDFDHEAPLLVSMTALFTVAVTGRPLRSLVIGAGVIGIMLAVKFGQGASEGAEALRITGWIVALIVLGVYVRVHGQYFASVVERAERAERTREEEARRRVAEERLRIARDLHDLLAHSITLIGVQTSVAAHVLAADPDRLDRKAVAEALDDISETCRSARGELRSTLEVLRDSEHGGSDGRGPLPGLDGVPDLVAAARSAGARVETPTALRADGVPSAVGAAAYRIVQEALTNAVRHAGPGVGVRVDLSTDGWALRVTVTDDGIGDAGGPPGFGLVGMRERARSVGGTVETGTREEGGFAVVAVLPLGTTVPEQRTAADSEDRLGAPGASEDVRDADDVRGSGLDSVAVSEPGRGEPR from the coding sequence ATGCTGCACCTCACCGGCTTCGGACACCGGGGGAACGTCGACCCGGCGCGGGTCCTGCGCCAGGACGCGTTCCTCGCCGGTGTGCTGCTGATCGCCGATGTCACCGTGGCGCTCACCGTGCCCATGGACGGCCGGCGACCGGACGCGCTCGGCTGGACCCTGCTGATCGCCGCGCACGTCGCGGTGGTCTGGCGGCGGCGCGCCCCGCTCGCCGCGTTCCTCGCGCTCGTCGCCTGCGTAGGGCCGTACCACGCGCTCGACTTCGACCACGAAGCGCCGCTGCTCGTCTCGATGACCGCGCTGTTCACCGTCGCCGTCACGGGGCGCCCGCTGCGTTCCCTGGTCATCGGCGCCGGTGTCATCGGCATCATGCTCGCGGTCAAGTTCGGGCAGGGCGCCTCCGAGGGTGCCGAGGCGCTGCGCATCACCGGCTGGATCGTCGCGTTGATCGTGCTCGGTGTTTACGTCCGGGTGCACGGTCAGTACTTCGCCTCGGTCGTCGAACGCGCCGAGCGGGCCGAGCGCACCCGGGAGGAGGAGGCCCGCCGCCGGGTCGCCGAGGAACGCCTGCGCATCGCCCGGGACCTGCACGACCTGCTCGCCCACAGCATCACCCTGATCGGCGTGCAGACCTCCGTCGCCGCGCACGTCCTGGCCGCCGACCCCGACCGCCTCGACCGCAAGGCCGTCGCCGAAGCCCTCGACGACATCTCCGAGACCTGCCGGAGCGCGCGCGGCGAACTGCGGTCCACGCTGGAGGTGCTGCGCGACTCCGAGCACGGCGGCAGCGACGGGCGGGGGCCCCTGCCCGGCCTCGACGGGGTACCCGATCTGGTGGCGGCGGCCCGTTCGGCGGGCGCCAGGGTGGAGACGCCGACCGCGCTACGGGCGGACGGCGTTCCCTCCGCCGTGGGCGCCGCCGCCTACCGCATCGTCCAGGAAGCGCTGACCAACGCGGTACGGCACGCGGGTCCCGGGGTGGGCGTCCGGGTGGACCTGAGCACGGACGGCTGGGCCCTGCGCGTGACGGTCACGGACGACGGCATCGGCGACGCGGGCGGCCCGCCCGGCTTCGGCCTGGTGGGGATGCGGGAGCGGGCCCGCAGTGTGGGCGGCACCGTGGAGACCGGGACGCGGGAGGAAGGCGGATTCGCGGTGGTGGCGGTACTGCCCTTGGGTACGACGGTGCCGGAGCAGCGGACGGCGGCGGACAGCGAGGACCGGCTCGGAGCGCCGGGCGCTTCCGAGGACGTACGGGATGCCGATGACGTACGCGGCTCCGGACTCGATTCCGTAGCCGTGTCCGAGCCCGGAAGGGGCGAGCCCCGATGA
- a CDS encoding MMPL family transporter, with translation MGAGETSTRSRRRAVPWAVLALWIGLLAVVGPFAAKLSDVQHDRAVDYLPSSADSTRVAKTEDRLPGGETTELVLVYHRDGGLRPADRDTAARQVAAITRANPLTGTPRAVPSDDGSTLMYPVASTAPGTDEKKRDAFVNDVRDVARPTDGMNVVVGGPGALATDAGEVYDSLGGPLLYTTVAVVAILLILIYRSPLLWLVPLAVAGVADYLSMGVAYGLHQAFGTSVSGQSSGVMTILVFGAGTDYALLIISRYREELRRVERPYDAMKEALRGCGPAVLASSGTVAAGLLCLLAADLNSSRGMGPTGTVGVLCALVAMLTLLPAVLVLLGRRVFWPLVPVHGAEPRQRRSLFAAMGSSAGRRPLVVLASGAALLGALALGTLNLPGPLKQQDSFAHRPDSVTAMETLARAYPGRGTQPITVITPTGRADTTLSATRGHAGVASAERGRSGGGWTEISVIARGAPQSAAETATIKSLRADLRGSYVGGPSAEQIDLQDTNARDRLVVVPIVLVSVLLILVLLLRSLVAPLLLVAAVIAVWGAALGIGGLVFGPLFGFDGTDPGLGLLSFVFLVALGVDYGIFLMHRMREESLSGAEPAAAALTALRTTGGVIASAGLVLAATFAVLTNMGLLQLVELGFVISVGVLLDTFLVRTYLVTSASVALGRKMWWPGGLSREPDTEAAGKQEPVAVG, from the coding sequence ATGGGGGCTGGGGAGACAAGTACGCGGTCACGCCGACGCGCCGTGCCGTGGGCGGTGCTCGCGCTGTGGATCGGGCTGCTGGCCGTGGTCGGCCCGTTCGCGGCGAAGCTGTCGGACGTGCAGCACGACCGTGCCGTCGACTATCTGCCGTCGAGCGCCGACTCCACCCGGGTCGCGAAGACCGAGGACCGGCTGCCCGGCGGCGAGACCACCGAGCTGGTGCTCGTCTACCACCGCGACGGGGGGCTCCGTCCGGCCGACCGGGACACCGCGGCCCGCCAGGTCGCCGCGATCACCCGGGCGAACCCGCTCACCGGCACCCCTCGTGCCGTGCCGTCCGACGACGGCAGCACCCTGATGTACCCGGTCGCCAGCACCGCGCCCGGCACCGACGAGAAGAAGCGCGACGCGTTCGTGAACGACGTCCGCGACGTGGCCCGGCCGACGGACGGGATGAACGTCGTCGTCGGCGGTCCCGGCGCCCTGGCCACCGACGCGGGCGAGGTGTACGACTCGCTCGGCGGACCGCTGCTCTACACCACCGTCGCCGTGGTGGCGATCCTGCTGATCCTCATCTACCGCAGCCCGCTGCTGTGGCTCGTACCGCTCGCCGTCGCCGGCGTCGCCGACTATCTGTCGATGGGCGTCGCCTACGGACTCCACCAGGCGTTCGGCACCAGCGTCTCCGGCCAGAGCTCGGGCGTGATGACGATCCTCGTCTTCGGCGCCGGAACCGACTACGCCCTGCTGATCATCTCCCGCTACCGGGAGGAACTGCGGCGCGTGGAACGGCCCTACGACGCCATGAAGGAGGCCCTGCGCGGCTGCGGGCCCGCCGTGCTCGCCTCCTCCGGCACGGTCGCCGCCGGACTGCTGTGCCTGCTCGCGGCCGACCTCAACAGCAGCCGGGGCATGGGCCCGACGGGCACCGTCGGGGTGCTCTGCGCCCTCGTCGCCATGCTGACCCTGCTGCCCGCCGTACTCGTCCTGCTCGGGCGCCGGGTGTTCTGGCCGCTCGTTCCCGTCCACGGCGCCGAGCCCAGGCAGCGGCGGAGCCTGTTCGCCGCGATGGGGTCCTCGGCCGGACGCAGGCCGCTCGTCGTCCTGGCGAGCGGAGCGGCCCTGCTCGGGGCGCTCGCCCTCGGCACCCTGAACCTGCCGGGACCGCTCAAGCAGCAGGACTCCTTCGCCCACCGGCCCGACTCGGTCACCGCCATGGAGACGCTCGCCCGCGCCTACCCGGGGCGGGGCACCCAGCCGATCACCGTGATCACCCCGACCGGACGGGCGGACACGACGCTGTCCGCCACCCGCGGGCACGCCGGTGTCGCGAGCGCCGAACGCGGACGCAGCGGCGGAGGCTGGACGGAGATCTCCGTCATCGCGCGCGGCGCCCCGCAGTCGGCGGCCGAGACCGCCACGATCAAGTCCCTGCGGGCGGACCTCCGCGGATCGTACGTCGGCGGCCCGAGCGCCGAGCAGATCGACCTCCAGGACACCAACGCCCGCGACCGGCTCGTCGTCGTCCCGATCGTGCTCGTCTCGGTGCTGCTGATCCTGGTCCTGCTGCTGCGCTCGCTCGTGGCGCCGCTGCTGCTCGTCGCCGCCGTCATCGCGGTGTGGGGAGCGGCACTCGGCATCGGCGGCCTCGTCTTCGGCCCGCTGTTCGGGTTCGATGGCACCGATCCCGGCCTCGGCCTGCTGTCCTTCGTGTTCCTGGTCGCCCTCGGCGTCGACTACGGAATCTTCCTCATGCACCGGATGCGGGAGGAATCCCTCTCCGGAGCCGAACCGGCCGCCGCCGCGCTCACCGCGCTGCGCACCACCGGGGGCGTGATCGCCTCGGCCGGCCTCGTCCTCGCGGCCACCTTCGCGGTGCTCACCAACATGGGGCTCCTCCAGCTCGTCGAGCTCGGCTTCGTCATCTCGGTCGGCGTACTGCTGGACACCTTCCTCGTCCGTACGTACCTGGTGACCAGCGCGAGCGTGGCGCTGGGGCGGAAGATGTGGTGGCCGGGCGGCCTCTCGCGCGAGCCGGACACCGAGGCGGCCGGGAAGCAGGAGCCCGTCGCCGTAGGCTGA
- a CDS encoding TerB family tellurite resistance protein, with protein sequence MLPGWGRNGRAVQVPRILGTRTAWSTVGDGEFFCPGCGGDRNYQRLTGRRRFTLLGVPVLPRGETGPVVECAACSSHYGADVLDHPTTTRFSAMLRDAVHTVALAVLAAGGGCARASLETAAATVRSAGFDDCTEDQLGALVDALAADTGRFFGEPCGASLAIELHEALDPLAPHLAPAGREAILLQGARIALADGPYTPAERDVLATVGAALTICSDDVTRLLATARTPS encoded by the coding sequence GTGCTGCCAGGATGGGGACGAAACGGTCGTGCAGTTCAGGTTCCCCGCATCCTGGGCACCCGTACGGCGTGGAGCACCGTCGGCGACGGGGAGTTCTTCTGCCCCGGCTGCGGGGGCGACCGCAACTATCAGCGGCTCACCGGCCGGCGCCGCTTCACCCTTCTGGGTGTCCCCGTCCTCCCGCGCGGCGAGACGGGGCCCGTAGTCGAGTGCGCGGCCTGCAGCAGCCACTACGGCGCCGACGTCCTCGACCACCCCACCACCACCCGCTTCTCCGCGATGCTCCGCGACGCCGTCCACACCGTCGCCCTCGCGGTCCTCGCGGCGGGCGGCGGCTGCGCCCGCGCGTCCCTGGAGACCGCCGCCGCGACCGTCCGCTCGGCCGGCTTCGACGACTGCACCGAGGACCAGCTCGGCGCCCTCGTCGACGCCCTCGCCGCCGACACGGGCCGCTTCTTCGGCGAGCCCTGCGGAGCGAGCCTGGCCATAGAGCTCCACGAGGCCCTGGACCCGCTGGCCCCGCACCTCGCCCCGGCCGGCCGCGAGGCCATCCTCCTCCAGGGCGCCCGCATCGCCCTCGCCGACGGCCCCTACACCCCCGCCGAACGGGACGTCCTCGCCACCGTCGGCGCGGCCCTGACGATCTGCTCGGACGACGTGACCCGCCTCCTGGCAACGGCGCGGACACCGTCGTAG
- the leuA gene encoding 2-isopropylmalate synthase, whose product MANSHSSEQTRANRQRPTSMPVHKYGRYDQVDIPDRDWPNNRITVAPRWLSTDLRDGNQALIDPMSPARKREMFDLLVKMGYKEIEVGFPASGQTDFDFVRSIIEDETAIPDDVTISVLTQAREDLIERTVESLKGAKRANVHLYNATAPVFRRVVFRGSKDDIKQIAVDGTRLVVEYAEKLLGPETEFGYQYSPEIFTDTELDFALEVCEAVMDVWLPGPGREIILNLPATVERSTPSTHADRFEWMGRHLSRREYVCLSIHPHNDRGTAVAAAELALMAGADRVEGCLFGQGERTGNVDLVTLGMNLFSQGVDPQIDFSDIDEIRRTWEYCNQMEVHARHPYVGDLVYTSFSGSHQDAIKKGFDAMEADAAAKGVTVDDIEWAVPYLPIDPKDVGRSYEAVIRVNSQSGKGGIAYVLKNDHKLDLPRRMQIEFSKIIQAKTDAEGGEVTPKDIWATFQDEFLPNPGNPWGRIQVRTGQSTTDKDGVDTLTVEATVDGTDTVLSGTGNGPISAFFDALQSIGVDVRLLDYQEHTMSEGASAQAASYIECAIGDKVLWGIGIDANTTRASLKAVVSAVNRAAR is encoded by the coding sequence ATGGCGAACAGCCACAGCAGCGAGCAGACCCGCGCCAACCGTCAGCGGCCCACGTCGATGCCGGTCCACAAGTACGGCCGGTACGACCAGGTCGACATCCCCGACCGCGACTGGCCGAACAACCGGATCACGGTCGCCCCCCGCTGGCTCTCCACGGATCTGCGCGACGGCAACCAGGCACTGATCGACCCCATGTCGCCCGCGCGCAAGCGCGAGATGTTCGACCTGCTGGTCAAGATGGGCTACAAGGAGATCGAGGTCGGCTTCCCGGCGTCGGGCCAGACGGACTTCGACTTCGTCCGCTCGATCATCGAGGACGAGACCGCGATCCCGGACGACGTCACGATCTCCGTACTGACCCAGGCCCGCGAGGACCTGATCGAGCGGACCGTCGAGTCGCTGAAGGGCGCCAAGCGCGCCAACGTGCACCTGTACAACGCGACCGCCCCGGTCTTCCGCCGCGTCGTCTTCCGCGGCTCCAAGGACGACATCAAGCAGATCGCCGTCGACGGCACGCGTCTGGTCGTCGAGTACGCGGAGAAGCTGCTGGGTCCCGAGACCGAGTTCGGGTACCAGTACAGCCCCGAGATCTTCACCGACACCGAGCTGGACTTCGCCCTGGAGGTCTGCGAGGCGGTCATGGACGTCTGGCTGCCCGGTCCGGGCCGCGAGATCATCCTCAACCTGCCCGCCACGGTGGAGCGTTCGACCCCCTCCACGCACGCGGACCGCTTCGAGTGGATGGGCCGTCACCTGTCCCGCCGCGAGTACGTGTGCCTGTCGATCCACCCCCACAACGACCGCGGCACCGCCGTCGCCGCCGCCGAACTGGCCCTGATGGCCGGCGCCGACCGCGTCGAGGGCTGCCTGTTCGGCCAGGGCGAGCGCACCGGCAACGTCGACCTGGTCACCCTGGGCATGAACCTGTTCTCGCAGGGCGTCGACCCGCAGATCGACTTCTCCGACATCGACGAGATCCGCCGTACGTGGGAGTACTGCAACCAGATGGAGGTCCACGCGCGCCACCCGTACGTGGGCGACCTGGTCTACACGTCCTTCTCCGGCTCCCACCAGGACGCCATCAAGAAGGGCTTCGACGCGATGGAGGCCGACGCGGCCGCCAAGGGCGTCACCGTCGACGACATCGAGTGGGCCGTCCCGTACCTGCCCATCGACCCGAAGGACGTCGGCCGCTCCTACGAGGCCGTCATCCGGGTCAACTCGCAGTCGGGCAAGGGCGGTATCGCGTACGTCCTGAAGAACGACCACAAGCTGGACCTGCCGCGCCGGATGCAGATCGAGTTCTCGAAGATCATCCAGGCCAAGACGGACGCCGAGGGCGGCGAGGTCACGCCGAAGGACATCTGGGCGACCTTCCAGGACGAGTTCCTGCCCAACCCCGGGAACCCGTGGGGTCGTATCCAGGTCAGGACCGGCCAGTCCACCACGGACAAGGACGGCGTCGACACCCTGACCGTCGAGGCCACGGTCGACGGCACGGACACCGTCCTGAGCGGTACCGGCAACGGTCCGATCTCCGCCTTCTTCGACGCCCTGCAGTCCATCGGCGTCGACGTACGCCTGCTGGACTACCAGGAGCACACGATGAGCGAGGGAGCCTCCGCGCAGGCCGCCTCCTACATCGAGTGCGCGATCGGCGACAAGGTCCTGTGGGGAATCGGCATCGACGCGAATACGACACGTGCCTCGCTGAAGGCCGTCGTCTCCGCCGTCAACCGCGCGGCCCGCTGA